Genomic DNA from Paenibacillus sp. KS-LC4:
TCCTGTTGTGAGTGCGGTTACGCAGCCAGAAGTGATTGAAGTGATTCGGCAAAAAGCGATCGACAGCAAAAGCTCGCTCTATTTGTTAGGCGAGCAGTTCAGCGAGACGGCGCTTTCGGTCCGCGAGGATGAGCAAACGTTCCGTTTTGATGGGCTTTTCCGTCCGATTCATCCACTAACGATCACGCTCAACGGAGCTCATCAGCGCGCGAATGCAGCGGTCGCAGTGATGGCCCTTGAGGTGCTTCGCCAATATGCGGCTCTTATTGTGGAGGATGATGCGCTGGAGGAGGGGCTGCGCCTTGCCGCATGGCCCGGGCGTCTGGAAATGGTGTCGCATTCCCCGCGTATTCTCATTGATGGCGCTCATAATCCTGAGGGAGCACAGACGCTTGCTGCCGCATTAAAATCAACCTATCGTTATGATCGTTTAATCCTAATGATGGGTATGCTGGATAATAAGAATCATCGCGAGGTTATGAAGCATATACTGCCAATAGTAGATACGCTAATTGTGACCGAGCCTGATTTTCGCAACAAAAAGGATGCGCAGGCGTTGGCTGATCTCGTACGTGCTGTGCAGGGGGACGAGGATTTTGAACTGATTGTGGAGCCTGACTGGAAGGCAGCGCTTGAGCAACTGCAGCATTTGACCGGGGAAACAGACCTTGGGGTTGTGACCGGCACGCTTTATTTAATAGCGGACGTTCGCGCCCGCTTATTGTACAACTCTGATTCTGAAAAAGGTTGGTGAACCGTCTTTGAATACAGCAAAACATGTTCATTTCATCGGAATAGGCGGTTACGGGATGAGCGCTATCGCCCGCGTTATGCTGGAGAAGGGCTATACGGTAACGGGTTCTGATGTCGCTCGTCAGGAGCTCACTGAGAAGCTGGCGGCGAAGGGCGCAAAAATCTATATCGGTCATGAGCCGGAAAATATTAAAGGTGCGGAGCTGGTGGTTTACTCCACTGCGCTAACACAGGATAATGTAGAGCGCCGTGCCGCGGAAGCTCTCAATATTCCGGTGCTGCATCGTTCGCAAATGCTGGCTCAGCTTATGAATGAAGGCAAGGGCGTTGCTGTTGCCGGCGCTCATGGCAAGACGACGACCTCATCAATGATCGCGCTCGTTATGGAAAACTGCGGCACCGATCCAACGTATATTATTGGCGGCGAGATTGTAAACGTCGGCACAAATGCAAAGGCGGGAAAAGGGGATTACGTCGTAGCGGAAGCCGACGAGAGCGATGGCTCTTTCCTGCATTATCAACCGTCTATTGCGATTGTAACCAATATCGAACCGGATCATTTGGAAAACTATGACGGGGATTTCGGCAAGCTGAAGGCTGCCTACGTTCAGTTTCTGTCGCAGGTAAAGCCGGATGGCAAAGCTATCGTATGCGCGGACGATGACAACATTGACGAGATCATCAGCAAGCTGTATGCAGGCCAATCGCTCGACCCATCACAGCTCGTTACTTACGGCATTGATGGTGAAGCCCAGTACAAGGCAGAGAAAATCGTGCTTGGTGACCGCAAAGTATCGTTCGAGCTGACCCACCATGGAAAGCTGCTGGGCGAGGTTGAACTGTCTGTGCCAGGTAAACATAATGTTTATAACGCGATGGCAACCATTATTACCTGTCTGGAAGCAGGGCTGCCTTTTGCACAAATTGCGAACGCCATTCGTGATTTCATTGGCGCGAAGCGTCGCTTTCAGGTGCTCGGCGAAGTAGAGGACATTCTCGTTATTGACGATTATGCCCATCATCCTACTGAGATCAGTGCAACGATCAGTGCTGCCAAAGCGACGGGCAAACGGATTGTCGCTGTGTTCCAGCCGCAGCGCTACACGCGCACCTATTTCCTTCTCGACCAGTTCAGCCGAGCGTTTCCGGAGGCGGACGAGGTCATCATTACCGATATTTATTCACCAGCTGGCGAACAGCAAATTGAGGGCGTCAACTCGGAGAAGCTGGTTGAGCTGATTAAGACGAACAGCAATGCGAATACGACGTTTATTGCAACAAAGGAAGAAGTGCTGGAGTATTTGAAGACAGCTGCTTCTGCTGGCGATTTAGTCATCACGATGGGAGCCGGCGATATTTGGAAAACGGCGGATGCTTTGGCTAAATGGCTGAAGGCAGGTCGTAAATAAGCTGCTGTCGCTTGCATAAGGACATATGAACTCCATTAAAACGCTGGAAAACGTGAAAATCGTTTTCCAGCGTTTTTTGTTTCGTTGCCAACAGGGGCTGCGTCCATATAATGGAGATGACTTTGAAGATATTTACATCATGCATTCAAATGGGCTAGCACCGCTTTTGTAGTATGGATACAATTCCCTCAGCTTTTTATAGCAAAAAAGGTTGTCGACTGTACGAAACTTGCGGTAAGCTGCGAATGTTATTTAAGATATAAGATTTTATAAGTTTTGCACTTATAAATGGGCTTATATTTCTCGGTGAAACGGGCTGCGCCGCCAAAGGACGACGAAGTCGTTTTGCTAGCGTATTCGTTTGTTCATAATCATAAATCTCTTAATTGTCTCATAGAGTAGGAATAGAAGAATGAGACAAGGAGAGAATGACATGAACTCAAAAAACCGCATTACGTACCGTTTCGACCAAGCCGGACAAGCTTCACGCTCCGAAACTAAGCAGATGGCCGCGGCGCAGCCTGTTGCGGATATTCAGGCTGCTTCTGCGCAGCCTGGTGCTGCAAAGCAGGAAAGCTTTGCTGAAGTCATCCCCTTATATAAAAATGCAGCCTCTTATTCAGATGAGCAATTCAGTCCATGGAGCAGCCAGGCCGGGGAGGAAATGGATCGGCTGGAGCAATTGATTCGCGAGTCAGATCATCACTTGCCTGAACAAATTAAGACAAAGACGGCTGGTCGAATCCATTCTCATTCTCATGCCGATGCGCCCATTTTTTCGAAATCGCCGAAACATATAGTGGATAATGAGTCTCCTGTTTCTAATACTAAGGAGCAGTACCCGATGGACGGGAAGGAAGAGGGGCTGCTATCAAATGATCGTCGCCAGCAGCAGGCGCCGTCTTTCAGCGGCTCAAAATGGAATGACAATGGAGCGGAGCATGGGCCAGAAAAGTCCAACTATGGATGGGCAAATGACAGCGAGCGGCATTCGCCTGAGCTAGAGCTTGAACTAGGAAAACGTCCGGTTCGCTCTATTCGCAAGCTTGGCCATTCGCCCTCGTGGATCAACGTTTTTTTATCTGTCGCTGGGGCGCTGGCAACAGGAGCATTGTTCGGTTATTTGCTGCTATCTTTATTTTTGGATTCCTCCTCGGCGGTTCCCTTTAATTCGGGCGGGCAGTCGAGTGCGGTTAGCGGCAATCCAGCATCGCAAGGTGCGGAAAATGGCTTGGGCACGGAAGCAGGTGCCGGGAATGGCGGGAGCTCAGCTGCGCCGCTTGAAGCGGTAGAACTGGCTATCCAGCCACAAGCCTACCATTTGCTGCAATATGGCGTATTTAGCAACTCGGAAGGCAAGGATGCCGCAATGGAGGAGCTGGCTAGCAAGGGATATGCAGCTGCTGCTTCGACAACAGCAGACGACTACCGGGTATATGCGGGGATGGCGGGTGACCGCAGCAGGGCAATTGCGCTGAGCAAAATGCTGCCAGGCACCGAGGTCTATGTGAAGGAGCTGATTATTTTGGCTCCACAGAGGTTTCCTTTTTCAGGAAAGGCGTCAGAGGCTAACCATTTTTTTGAGCAGACGAATGCCTTGATAAGCATGCTGGATGATTTGACGCTGGCACAGCTGGAGCAGCCTGCTCTTGCTCCGCTTGGCGAGAATGCGGCGAAGGCTTGGAGGGCAGAGCATCAAAAATGGACGCTCAGCATAAAGGCGATGGAGTCCGGCATTCAAGACGAGGCGGGTAAAGCGTTGATGGGGGCGGTGGTCCAAGCGGTAAATACGGCAGCTTCGTCGCTTACGGAATATGATAAAAACCCTTCTCAGGCACACTTGTGGTCGGTACAGCGAGCGCTAATGGAAGCGATTCTGACACAAAAAACATGGTTTGAGACTATACGCGCATTGTAAACGGAAATCATACTAAGGTATAATAGAATGCAGTTGTCATTACTTGGCGAGAGGCGTTGAACGATGAAGAAAAATGGCTGGATGTTATTGCTTTTCCTAGTGCTCGGTCTGCTTGCGGGGGCATTGGTGGCACGCTGGCTGGAGTCGATTCCGGGAATAACTTTCTTGACCAAAGCGATTCAAGCTTCATGGTCTCCTGCCGTTGATTTATATGTGCTGAGCTTTACAATGACGATTAACTTCCAAATTAGCTTATTCAGTATTATTGGTGTTATAGTGGCTATATGGCTTTATCGCAAAATGTAAGCTTAAACGAAGGAGAGCTATACCTATGAATTCGATCAGCCAGTTCGTGCTGGCATCGTCGTCTCCGCGCCGGAAGGAACTGGTCGCCACTCTTGACCTTTCCTTGCCGGTTTATATTTTGTCCTCAGAAGCGGACGAAAGTGTGCCATCCGATTGGAGCCCCGAGCAAATTGTGGAGCAGCTGTCCTTGCGCAAGGCGCGGGCAACGGCCGAGCTTTTGCGGAAGCAAGGGAGTACCGAATCCTCTATCGTCGTAGGAGCGGATACCATTGTCGTTGTGGATGGCCATGTACTGGGCAAGCCAGTGGATGAGGCGGATGCTTTTGCTATGTTGAGCAGCCTACAAGGCAGAGCTCATGAAGTATATACAGGTGTTGCTTGTGTTTTAACGGAGAATGGTGAACAATCTGCGGCTCATCGCATGACGAAGGTGCATATGAGGCCGCTTAAGGATGAACAAATTCATC
This window encodes:
- a CDS encoding Maf family protein, with the translated sequence MNSISQFVLASSSPRRKELVATLDLSLPVYILSSEADESVPSDWSPEQIVEQLSLRKARATAELLRKQGSTESSIVVGADTIVVVDGHVLGKPVDEADAFAMLSSLQGRAHEVYTGVACVLTENGEQSAAHRMTKVHMRPLKDEQIHRYIATGESYDKAGSYGIQGYGATLVERIEGCYFNVVGLPLSLLSDMLAAYRIHVF
- the murC gene encoding UDP-N-acetylmuramate--L-alanine ligase, translated to MNTAKHVHFIGIGGYGMSAIARVMLEKGYTVTGSDVARQELTEKLAAKGAKIYIGHEPENIKGAELVVYSTALTQDNVERRAAEALNIPVLHRSQMLAQLMNEGKGVAVAGAHGKTTTSSMIALVMENCGTDPTYIIGGEIVNVGTNAKAGKGDYVVAEADESDGSFLHYQPSIAIVTNIEPDHLENYDGDFGKLKAAYVQFLSQVKPDGKAIVCADDDNIDEIISKLYAGQSLDPSQLVTYGIDGEAQYKAEKIVLGDRKVSFELTHHGKLLGEVELSVPGKHNVYNAMATIITCLEAGLPFAQIANAIRDFIGAKRRFQVLGEVEDILVIDDYAHHPTEISATISAAKATGKRIVAVFQPQRYTRTYFLLDQFSRAFPEADEVIITDIYSPAGEQQIEGVNSEKLVELIKTNSNANTTFIATKEEVLEYLKTAASAGDLVITMGAGDIWKTADALAKWLKAGRK
- a CDS encoding SPOR domain-containing protein, producing the protein MNSKNRITYRFDQAGQASRSETKQMAAAQPVADIQAASAQPGAAKQESFAEVIPLYKNAASYSDEQFSPWSSQAGEEMDRLEQLIRESDHHLPEQIKTKTAGRIHSHSHADAPIFSKSPKHIVDNESPVSNTKEQYPMDGKEEGLLSNDRRQQQAPSFSGSKWNDNGAEHGPEKSNYGWANDSERHSPELELELGKRPVRSIRKLGHSPSWINVFLSVAGALATGALFGYLLLSLFLDSSSAVPFNSGGQSSAVSGNPASQGAENGLGTEAGAGNGGSSAAPLEAVELAIQPQAYHLLQYGVFSNSEGKDAAMEELASKGYAAAASTTADDYRVYAGMAGDRSRAIALSKMLPGTEVYVKELIILAPQRFPFSGKASEANHFFEQTNALISMLDDLTLAQLEQPALAPLGENAAKAWRAEHQKWTLSIKAMESGIQDEAGKALMGAVVQAVNTAASSLTEYDKNPSQAHLWSVQRALMEAILTQKTWFETIRAL
- a CDS encoding DUF4321 domain-containing protein, encoding MKKNGWMLLLFLVLGLLAGALVARWLESIPGITFLTKAIQASWSPAVDLYVLSFTMTINFQISLFSIIGVIVAIWLYRKM
- a CDS encoding folylpolyglutamate synthase/dihydrofolate synthase family protein; translated protein: MTNHLSGQPESGGLQSYQEAVDWINGLIPFGIRPGLERALVLMERLGNPHRRLKFIHVAGTNGKGSTCAFLTSTLIKCGYDVGTFTSPYITKFTNRFQYNNADIEEQTLLELSNMLKPVVEEIAATELGSPTMFEVSTALAILYFAKVTYPDYVVWETGLGGRMDVTNIVTPVLSIITNVGHDHMDRLGDTLEKVAAEKAGIIKPGVPVVSAVTQPEVIEVIRQKAIDSKSSLYLLGEQFSETALSVREDEQTFRFDGLFRPIHPLTITLNGAHQRANAAVAVMALEVLRQYAALIVEDDALEEGLRLAAWPGRLEMVSHSPRILIDGAHNPEGAQTLAAALKSTYRYDRLILMMGMLDNKNHREVMKHILPIVDTLIVTEPDFRNKKDAQALADLVRAVQGDEDFELIVEPDWKAALEQLQHLTGETDLGVVTGTLYLIADVRARLLYNSDSEKGW